In one window of Haloimpatiens sp. FM7315 DNA:
- a CDS encoding cell wall-binding repeat-containing protein: protein MKRGYKKAFASTLVTALVISTGFFNNSVFAKDRLSGEDRYETSVEISASGWEKSECVIIASGDDYADALCAAPLAKEKGAPILLTSSKSIKDSTIKEIHRLNASKIIIIGGEAAVSKNIENKIKGIKGVETRRIFGRDRYETSLKIAKEMGEAKEIALVTGKNYADALSIAAVAAVRNMPILMVNGNEIKKDTKEYIESQKEMSRIYLVGGEKAVGKKIEESFANSKRLSGNDRFETNLKVMEEFKNEISFEKVYLSRGSGAKGNEFADALSGSVLASKTNSPIVLVADKISENTKNFMLKEISPSAEIISLGGEKVVKSAIKDSLKIDAEVFEEKDKTYGSENKDKMKEINKSIVLKGENSGIQNAVIKGNLYIENAKTSIKNVEVKGTVYVNQKGEVNLEKVKAEKIRVLDASLNSVHLKEVSCENLIVEGKFKGVPGVKVEGNNKIGQTLVTSSAVLDATNGNFGKIEIGSSSQRNKTVELKGKFNEEIKVISSVKLKGDKNAEINKLNIASGENDKVELEGKFNVVSITKKTKVELKKGSEIKEVKAEAEGKESKVEVEKGAKVEKADKDIKFQGEGSSDVGKTETPIISGGGGTPNPPTPPNPPTPPNPDPSGKEASISVKVEGTKVDLYMFNLKDDKLTLVIYKKGSEVLDYVNEVEVVKDSKGTYKYSFNVFSGNGEYYGYIRGEKTGKVIIPTFKVEKAGSMDVSNLSIDTKIEGRKVTLKFSNINPLDTSLSIKICRKGSEDLVHVGQLSKADMVNGCAEYTFTVEPGVYFGKAFGINSGAIEISEFKVE, encoded by the coding sequence TTGAAAAGGGGGTATAAAAAAGCTTTTGCAAGCACATTAGTGACAGCACTAGTTATAAGCACTGGATTTTTTAATAACAGTGTGTTTGCTAAGGACAGGCTATCAGGAGAAGATAGGTATGAAACTTCCGTAGAGATATCCGCTAGTGGATGGGAAAAAAGCGAATGTGTAATTATAGCAAGTGGAGATGATTACGCAGATGCTTTATGTGCAGCACCGCTTGCAAAAGAGAAAGGTGCACCGATACTTTTAACTTCTTCAAAATCAATAAAAGACAGTACCATAAAAGAAATTCATAGATTAAATGCATCTAAAATAATAATAATCGGGGGTGAGGCCGCAGTATCTAAAAATATCGAAAACAAGATTAAAGGCATAAAAGGGGTAGAGACAAGAAGGATTTTTGGCAGGGACAGGTATGAAACCTCACTAAAAATAGCAAAGGAAATGGGAGAGGCAAAGGAAATAGCTTTAGTTACAGGAAAAAATTATGCAGATGCCCTATCCATAGCAGCAGTAGCAGCGGTCAGAAATATGCCGATTTTAATGGTAAATGGAAATGAAATAAAGAAAGACACCAAGGAATATATAGAAAGCCAAAAAGAAATGAGTAGGATTTATCTAGTTGGTGGAGAAAAGGCAGTTGGCAAAAAAATAGAAGAGAGTTTTGCAAATAGTAAAAGATTAAGTGGAAATGACAGGTTTGAGACAAATTTAAAAGTAATGGAAGAGTTCAAAAATGAAATAAGCTTTGAAAAAGTGTATTTGTCAAGAGGAAGCGGTGCAAAGGGAAATGAATTTGCAGACGCACTTTCAGGGTCCGTACTTGCATCAAAGACCAATTCTCCAATAGTTTTAGTAGCAGACAAGATATCAGAAAATACTAAAAACTTTATGCTAAAGGAAATCTCCCCAAGTGCAGAGATAATATCTTTAGGTGGGGAAAAGGTTGTAAAGAGTGCTATAAAAGATAGTTTAAAAATAGATGCAGAGGTTTTTGAGGAGAAAGATAAAACTTATGGATCAGAAAATAAAGATAAAATGAAGGAAATAAATAAAAGCATAGTTCTAAAAGGCGAAAATTCAGGTATTCAAAATGCAGTAATTAAAGGAAATTTATACATTGAAAATGCAAAAACTAGCATAAAAAATGTAGAGGTAAAGGGCACAGTTTATGTAAATCAAAAAGGCGAAGTGAATTTAGAAAAAGTTAAAGCTGAGAAAATCAGAGTTCTAGATGCCTCATTAAACAGTGTTCACTTAAAGGAAGTTTCCTGTGAAAATTTAATTGTTGAAGGAAAGTTCAAGGGGGTACCGGGAGTAAAAGTAGAGGGAAATAACAAAATAGGACAAACTTTAGTAACTTCTTCTGCAGTTTTAGATGCAACAAATGGAAATTTTGGAAAAATAGAAATAGGAAGTTCATCCCAGAGAAATAAAACTGTTGAGTTAAAGGGAAAGTTCAATGAAGAAATTAAAGTTATTTCCTCTGTAAAGTTAAAAGGAGATAAAAACGCCGAAATAAATAAGTTAAACATAGCTTCAGGGGAAAATGACAAAGTAGAACTAGAGGGGAAATTTAATGTTGTTAGTATAACTAAAAAAACCAAGGTAGAGCTAAAAAAAGGTTCTGAAATAAAAGAAGTAAAAGCGGAAGCTGAAGGAAAAGAAAGCAAAGTTGAGGTTGAAAAAGGCGCAAAAGTAGAAAAAGCAGATAAGGATATAAAATTCCAAGGTGAGGGAAGTTCAGATGTTGGCAAAACTGAGACACCAATAATATCTGGAGGTGGAGGAACTCCAAATCCACCAACGCCACCAAATCCGCCAACACCACCAAATCCAGACCCTTCAGGAAAAGAAGCCAGCATTTCTGTAAAAGTTGAAGGCACAAAGGTTGATTTATACATGTTTAATTTAAAAGACGATAAATTGACTTTAGTTATTTACAAAAAAGGTTCTGAGGTACTAGATTATGTAAATGAAGTAGAAGTTGTAAAAGATTCTAAAGGAACTTATAAATATAGCTTCAACGTTTTCAGTGGAAACGGCGAGTATTATGGCTATATAAGAGGTGAAAAAACTGGAAAAGTTATAATACCAACTTTTAAAGTAGAAAAGGCAGGGTCAATGGATGTTTCAAATTTAAGTATAGACACAAAAATTGAAGGAAGAAAAGTAACTTTAAAATTTAGTAATATAAATCCTTTAGACACAAGTTTATCAATAAAAATTTGTAGAAAAGGTAGCGAAGACTTAGTTCATGTGGGGCAGCTAAGTAAAGCAGATATGGTAAATGGATGTGCAGAATATACATTTACAGTAGAACCTGGAGTTTATTTTGGAAAAGCATTTGGAATAAATTCAGGGGCTATAGAAATAAGCGAATTCAAGGTAGAGTAA
- a CDS encoding sigma-70 family RNA polymerase sigma factor: MNLKKDSKNQSIKGKERILDSGLESLNEVVIRAKNKDEKAIEEIIKRFKPFIYKMINSIYIKGQEKEDLWQMANISIINVLKKFDTERSSNFTSYVTTAIRNDFYYEIRRKAKENYDISLQTPVEEGINIEDTLKDTFDLESEYLKKERLQELNAIIAKLSKEEREILSVMLNYKGGAMREYAKKKGVSYSAIYKRKMKVLEKIKKFLKIP, translated from the coding sequence GTGAATTTAAAAAAAGACAGTAAAAATCAAAGTATAAAAGGCAAGGAAAGGATTTTGGATTCAGGTTTGGAGAGCTTAAATGAAGTAGTTATTAGGGCAAAAAACAAGGACGAAAAAGCTATAGAAGAAATTATAAAAAGATTTAAACCATTCATATATAAAATGATTAATAGTATATATATTAAAGGGCAGGAAAAAGAGGACCTTTGGCAAATGGCAAATATATCAATAATAAATGTCCTTAAAAAATTTGATACAGAGAGGAGCAGTAATTTTACATCTTACGTAACCACTGCAATAAGAAATGATTTTTATTATGAAATTAGAAGAAAAGCAAAGGAAAATTATGATATAAGTTTACAAACTCCAGTTGAAGAAGGCATAAACATTGAAGATACATTAAAAGACACTTTTGATTTAGAAAGTGAGTATTTAAAAAAAGAAAGACTTCAAGAGTTAAATGCCATAATAGCTAAGTTATCAAAAGAGGAAAGAGAAATTTTGAGCGTAATGCTTAATTATAAAGGCGGGGCAATGAGGGAATATGCTAAGAAAAAAGGGGTGAGCTATAGCGCTATATATAAAAGAAAAATGAAAGTTTTAGAAAAAATAAAAAAATTTTTAAAAATCCCATAA